In Aegilops tauschii subsp. strangulata cultivar AL8/78 chromosome 3, Aet v6.0, whole genome shotgun sequence, one genomic interval encodes:
- the LOC109764839 gene encoding conserved oligomeric Golgi complex subunit 4 produces MAVPSAAPTPRSPRPDSSAAADAPADAAPSLDFGDPASLAALRGLTDAGAATRLLHECVAYQRALDARLDALLARRPDLDRAAASLLRSAPPLLSLAASDAAALRESSSSTAALAEALSSRVRHLDAAHSRAESALARAEAALDRSRALDAARRALAADDLAAAATAAHEFLAIDARFPTDDDLRRDLLDIKRRLEGLARRRLSAAVDAQDHPAVLRLVRLFPLLDLAPEGLQVYVAYLKKVVALRARADFEHLTDLISATQPTPERPDFVGCLTRLFKDIVLAVEENDAVLRELRGEDGVAYAIIELQEECDSRGTQILRRYADYRKLARLSSDINSYTKNLLSVMGSVANAAGGSEGPDPREVEIYLEEILALTQLGEDYTEFMVNKIRGLRDVKPELGPQAMKAFRNGSFNKMEKDLTGYYVILEEFFMVENIRKAIQIDEPVPDGLTTSMVDDVFFLLQSCCRRAAFTASINSLLAVLGGATSLLSNEFQEALQWRMREPNLGAKLFLGGVGVQKTGEEIATALNNMDVSSEYVLKLRHEVEELCAEIFHAPADREKIKSCLSELGEINASYKKILYSGLEHLVASIAPRIRPVLDTVTTVSYELDDAEYGENEVNDPWVQKLLLAVDTNVTWLQPMMTSNNYDSFVHLVIDFIVKRLEVIMMQKRFSQLGGLQLDKEVRSLINHFSEMSQRPVRDKFSRLSQMSTILNFERVSEILDFWGDNAGHLTWLLTPAEVRRVLGLRIDFRPEAISALRL; encoded by the exons ATGGCCGTGCCGTCCGCCGCGCCCACCCCGCGCTCCCCTCGCCCGGACTCATCGGCGGCCGCCGACGCgcccgccgacgccgccccgtcCCTGGACTTCGGCGACCCGGCCtccctcgccgccctccgcggcCTCACCGACGCCGGCGCCGCCACCCGCCTGCTCCACGAGTGCGTCGCCTACCAGCGCGCCCTCGACGCCCGCCTCGACGCGCTCCTCGCCCGCCGCCCCGACCTcgaccgcgccgccgcctccctgcTCCGCTCCGCCCCGCCGCTCCTCTCGCTCGCCGCCTCCGACGCCGCCGCGCTCAGGgagtcctcctcctccaccgcgGCCCTCGCCGAGGCGCTCTCCTCCCGCGTCCGCCACCTCGACGCCGCGCACTCGCGCGCCGAGTCCGCCCTGGCCCGCGCCGAGGCGGCCCTCGACCGCTCCCGCGCGCTCGACGCCGCGCGCCGCGCCCTGGCCGCCGACGACCTCgcggccgccgccaccgccgcgcaCGAGTTCCTGGCCATCGACGCGCGGTTCCCCACCGATGACGACCTCCGCCGCGACCTGCTCGACATCAAGCGCCGCCTGGAGGGCCTCGCGCGCCGGAGGCTCTCCGCCGCGGTCGACGCCCAGGACCACCCCGCCGTGCTGCGCCTCGTGCGCCTCTTCCCCCTCCTCGACCTCGCGCCCGAGGGCCTCCAGGTCTATGTCGCCTACCTCAAGAAGGTCGTCGCCCTCCGCGCCCGCGCAGACTTCGAGCACCTCACCGACCTAATCTCTGCAACCCAGCCTACCCCGGAGCGCCCTGATTTCGTTGGCTGCCTCACCCGTCTCTTCAAGGATATTGTGCTCGCTGTTGAGGAGAATGACGCGGTGCTTCGTGAGCTACGGGGCGAGGATGGTGTTGCGTATGCCATCATCGAGCTGCAGGAGGAATGCGACTCAAGGGGCACCCAGATCCTTCGTCGTTATGCCGATTACCGGAAGCTTGCCCGTCTTTCGTCAGATATAAACTCCTATACCAAGAACCTTCTCTCGGTCATGGGTTCTGTGGCCAATGCCGCAGGTGGTAGTGAAGGGCCTGACCCCAGGGAGGTTGAGATTTATCTAGAGGAGATTCTTGCATTGACACAACTGGGTGAAGACTATACCGAGTTTATGGTGAACAAGATCCGTGGACTGAGGGATGTCAAGCCTGAACTCGGGCCGCAAGCTATGAAAGCCTTCCGTAATGGTAGCTTTAATAAAATGGAGAAGGATTTGACTGGGTATTATGTGATCTTGGAGGAGTTCTTCATGGTGGAGAACATAAGGAAGGCCATCCAGATTGATGAGCCAGTGCCTGATGGTCTCACGACCTCAATGGTCGACGATGTGTTCTTTCTACTGCAGAGCTGCTGCCGGCGGGCAGCATTCACTGCAAGCATCAACTCGCTACTTGCTGTGCTTGGTGGGGCAACGAGCCTACTAAGCAATGAGTTCCAGGAGGCACTACAGTGGAGAATGAGGGAGCCAAACTTGGGCGCAAAGCTCTTCTTAGGTGGTGTTGGAGTTCAGAAGACCGGGGAGGAGATTGCAACTGCGCTGAACAACATGGATGTGAGCTCAGAATATGTCCTGAAGCTCCGCCATGAGGTCGAGGAGCTCTGTGCAGAG ATTTTCCATGCTCCTGCTGACCGAGAGAAGATCAAGTCCTGTTTATCGGAGCTAGGTGAAATCAATGCTTCCTACAAGAAGATCCTTTATTCTGGGCTGGAGCACTTAGTGGCATCTATTGCGCCTCGCATTCGTCCTGTCCTTGACACGGTTACCACTGTTAGCTATGAGCTGGATGATGCCGAATACGGGGAAAATGAGGTGAATGACCCATGGGTGCAGAAGCTTCTCCTTGCAGTTGACACTAATGTTACATGGCTCCAGCCAATGATGACATCGAACAACTACGATTCTTTTGTGCACCTGGTCATCGACTTCATTGTCAAGAGGCTTGAGGTTATCATGATGCAGAAGAGGTTCAGCCAGCTCGGTGGCCTGCAGCTCGACAAGGAGGTTCGCTCCCTAATCAACCATTTCTCGGAGATGTCACAGAGGCCAGTGCGAGACAAGTTCTCGAGGCTTTCCCAGATGTCGACCATCCTGAACTTCGAGCGCGTGTCTGAGATACTGGACTTCTGGGGTGACAATGCTGGGCATCTGACATGGCTGTTGACACCTGCGGAGGTGAGGAGGGTCTTAGGGCTTAGGATCGACTTCAGGCCCGAAGCGATTTCTGCTTTGAGACTCTAA